The nucleotide sequence CGATCAAGCAGTCCACGTTCTGTGCGATCTGGGCGATCATCTTCTGGCCCTGTTCCAGCCCACCGATGGTGTCCCACAGCTTGGCCCGGTAATTCAAATCGAACGATCGGATCGCGCCCGCTTCGCCCGCGGCCTTCATTGCTTCGACGACCAATTCGCTAGTCGTTTCCGAAAGCGCTGCGAAGATCCCGCCACTGTGGAACCAGCGGCATCCGCCGGCGAAGATCGATTTCCAATCAAAGTCGCCCGGCTTCAACATCGCACCCGCCTCATTGGCGCGGTTGTAGAACACGACCGGTGGCCGAACGCCTTGGCCGCGGTCGCTGTACACGGTCGCCATGTTGGGGCCACGCACGCCGTCGTGTTGGAAGTGTTTGTAGAACGGACGAACGCCCATCGCACGGACTTGACGCTGGATCAGTTCGCCGATGCCGTTGTCGACCATGGCCGTGGCGACGCCGGTCTTCAGCCCGAAACAACTGGCAAGGTTGGCGGCACAGTTGTATTCACCACCGCTGACATGGACATCAAAATGGTTGGCCGTCCGGAACGGGATCACGCCGGGATCCAAACGATGCACCAGAGCACCAAGAGCACAAAAGTCCAAATCGGAACCTGCGGGCAATACGTCTAGCGCGCTCATGTCAGTTGTCTTCTCTTCGCGGGGAAACGATGGGGGGAATTGGGGATGTAGCGTGGGGAATCCGCGGCCGGATCAGATCGTGACCGAGGCGAACCCACCGTCGACGGCGATGTTTTGTCCGGTGACGAACGAGGACGCTTGTCGGCTGGCCAACCAGATTGCCGCACCGGCCAGTTCCTCGGGCTTGCCGAAGCGTTCCATCGGCGTATGGCCGATGATTTGCCCGCCACGTTCGGTGTAGGTGCCGTCGTCGTTGAACAACAGTTTTTTGTTTTGTTCGGCTGGAAAGAATCCCGGGCTGATCGCATTGACCCGCACGCCGGTCGTGGCCCATTCGCGGGCCAGCCATAGCGTCAGGTTGATCACCGCCGCCTTGGCCGCGCTGTAGGCGACCACACGAGACAGCGGGATGATGCCCGACATCGACGCGATGTTGATGATGCTGCCCACGCCGGCTTGGATCATCGCGGGTGCGAAGACTTGGCTGGGCAGCAGGGCCCCGCCGACCAGGTTCAAATCGAAAACCTTTTGCCAGGCTTCCCCGGGAAGTTTGCAAAAATCGCCGCCCGGCGGGATCGTGGCGTCGGGGTGATTGCCGCCGGCCGCGTTGACCAAAACCGTCGGAACGCCCGCCCAAGCGGTGATCGCGTCGCGGGCCGATTCCAGCGATTCGGTGACCAATCCGTCGGCCGCGAAGAATTTCGCCGTACCGCCGTCACCGGTGATCGCATCGACGCGGTTTTGACCCCGCTGTTCGTTGCGACCGACAACGGCGACTTTTGCACCCGCCGATGCCAACGCCTGGGCCATGTGGCCGCCCAGTTCGCCCGTGCCGCCGACAACAACGGCCACGTCATTGGATAGATCAAATAGTGTGTTCATGGCGGCCAAAGGATACGAGATCCACGCCGCTGACCAAAGGTGGCTAAGTGTTGACGATCATCTTGGGCCGGCCATTCGCGGAACGGTCGGTCGCCGGATTAGAACGGTTCGTCCCATTCTTCGTCGTCCGATTCCAGGTCCAGTTCCTCGAAATCATCCGACCAATCATGCAGCGACGGCCCGTCTTCGTCGCTGTCGTCGTCGGCATCCGCCAACGCCGGGGCGGGGATTTCTAGGCCGTCGTCGGCGAACCACCGCAGGGTCGGTCGTGGAGGCGAATTCAGCGAATCGCCGCAGGCAATGCAGTGCCACTGGATCCCGCCGGGGCCCTTGCGGATCTGGCCTTCCATGAAGGAATCGATCCCGACGTGCGGATCAAGCAATTCGTGGGTGATGCCACGCAGGAAATCGACGACCTCGTCGCGTGCATACAGCTTGCCGAAAAAGACGGCTTCCAAATCGGGCAAATCCAATTGCCCCTGTCCCACGGTGTCGATCACTTCCCAACCTTCGGCCGACGTCCCGTTGTGTTCGACCAAACAACGTGATTGGACCCACATGTCGATCGCCGGTTCGTCGCGGGTCCAGGCTTCGTTTAGTCCGCGACGCATCGTGTCGGCGTCCAAGATGATTTCACCGCCCGGGTTGAAGTAAGCGATCGCCAGCGGTGATTCCAACAGTGCCGTCACGGCCCGTGTCATCGCCGCCAACTCGGCCTCGGCGTCATACCCCTCAGGCATCTCCGGCAAATCGTCGTTGTCCGAATCTTCATCGGCCCCCACCACGTAACTGATCAGCAATCGAATATGGGCGGCGTGATCGTTGACATCGCGACGCAAACCGGGCGTCAACGTGGGGTCGTGGACGGCCCGGTCCAGGCAACCTGGATAGGTCAGCGGTCCATATTGGCCCAGTGACCAGGCGACGAAGGCTTCGGGATTTTCATCTGGTTCGCCCATGTCATCGGGCCAACGTGCCGAGGACGGCGTGACCATCAAATGCCCTTGGACCTCGGGGCGAAACTGCAGCACCAGTGTTTCCGGCGCCGCATCATCGTCGATGGATTCCTGGCGTCCGACCAGTTCGAACATCGACAGGCGGCGTTGAATTTCGACTTTGGGCATCGGTGCCCGCAAAAGCACGCACATCCCTTGGGTGAACAGCCCTTTGGCCATGGCTGGTTCCGACTATTGAACCGAACGAAAGATCACGGGAACCGGTGATCACCGGAAACGGCGATCGCGGGCGACAGCGGGCCGACGAAGCGATCGATCGGTCGCGGCAAGCGAGACATCCCTGGACAAACCGCCAGTCTAACGATTTGACCGCTTTGCGGCGCGGTCCCCATCGGCCGTCCGATACGGTCCATCCATTTTGCCCGACCGGGACGAGTCTGCCTGATGGGAATAAGCGGAAGGCGACGAGTGAAAAGCGGCATGCGATTCAGTCGGGCGACGTGTCCGATCACCGTCGTCCGAGTCGGGGTGCCAAAAAAATAGGCAGCCGATCCACTGCCGTGGACATGGCTGCCTGCATCCGAGGCGACGTGACCTGAGCCACGCCGCGAATTTTTCGGTCAATTTGCTTAGCGACGGCTGGTCTTTCCATCGCGCGATTTCGGCGACGAAAAGCGAATCAGTTCCGCTTCCATTTGCGACAGATCATCGTCGATCCATTGCGACAACTCGGTCGCGTCGACGGTCAGCATCGAAGCACGGAGTTCGCCCCACTGGCCCAGGTTTTCGGCGGAAACATGTTCCGTCGTCTGGGCGGCTGCGGTGGTGCCGTTGTTTCCGTGGGGATTGGAGGCGGTCATAGGTTCGCTCCTTATGCGTTCTAGCTTCCTTGCGATCGTCGATCGGGCCAGCTTGGGCAGACCAATGGACCGGCAAGGTCATTGTGGATCTATGCGGTTGTCTGCCAAGACCTGTTTTTCGGATCTAGGTTCACCGCAATCGCTGTGCCGTATCAGCTGGAGGCCGTCGATTCCGTTGTAAGTACTTGATTCAAGGTGGTTTACGTAAAAAGTCGTGATTTCAGTGGTCGCTGCCATTGCGGCAATTCGGCCACAGGATCGTTGCAAAATGCCAACGAGGCGGGCATCGACGCCACGCCGCGGGTCGCTGTCCCCATTTTGGTCCCACTCCCCGGCAGTTCGCCTTTGGGGTGGTCAGGAAGCCGCCGGGGAAATCAGCGATCCACTGGTTTTATCGGTCCGCCGGTCGATCGGACTTTGCCAACGCTGTGACTTTCGCAGTTCTGGACGGTGGCAGCCTTGCAAAAGGGCCCTTTGTGGGCGTGCGGTGATTCAGCCGGCCGATCGGTCGCTTGGCGTCTCGGCGGGCCGACCCCGGAAGTAGCTGATTCGCAGGGCGGCTGTCCAGTGAGCCAAGCGGAAGGTTGGACGCGGAGGTGACACAAAAAAATCCGCAGGACCGAAAAATTTTCCCCACCGATCCGCCAAGAAGCCGTCGGGGCCCGCGAATGATTGCCTGTATGAGGGCAAGAACGCCTTCTTGGACCCCAAGGCAAACCATCACTCAAGGGAAAAACGCCATGCTGAAAAAAATGTTGATCGCCGGCGGGGCGTTGGCCCTGCTGTCCAGTCTTTCCATCGGTGTCCCGTTCTGGAGCTATGCCAAGTGTGGCTTCAACAGCGTCAGCACCGCAGCCAGCGACGCCATGCCGCTGGAATGGGAACTGAAGCGAGCCCGGCAAATGATCCACGATCTGCAGCCGGAAATCGAAGCCAACGCCCATCGGATCGCCCGTGAAAAGGTGGAAACCGCGCGGCTGGCCAAGCAGTTGGACGATACCGAGTCACGGCTGGCGAAGTCCAAGAGCGACATCGCACGTCTGCACGATGACCTGCAACAAGACAGTGTCGTCTATGCGTACGGCGGCCGGACTTACACGTCCGCTCAAGTCAAAGCGGATTTGACCAACCGTGCCAAGCGACACCAAACCCGCCAAGCGACCGCGGACAAGCTGCGCCAAATGCTTTCCGCACGCGAAGCATCGTTGCAAGCGGCTCAGCAACAAATGGACGCCATGCTGAATGCCCGCCGTCAATTGGAAGTCGAAGTGGAAAACCTACAGGCCCGGATGTCTGCCCTGCGTGTCGCCCAAACCAACAGCCAGTTGAACTTGGACGACAGTCGTCTGGCCCAGACCCGCGACTTGTTGGACGAAATCGCCACTCGCATTGACGTTCAAGAAGAAACGTTGGCAGTGGACGTCGAATACTTCGGCGAAATCGATCTGGACCAACCGACCGAAGCGGATTTGGATGCTTTGGTCAGCTCGATCCTGAACGACGACCCGTCGGTCGAAGAAGAAAAGCTGGTTTCGATCCAACTGGACTGATCACCCGGCTTCAGCCGTGGGCGTCTGGCGGACTTGGTGCCGCCGGATGCCCTTTTTTTGTGTCGGTGAAAATTGCCGGCTCATGTGCCATCGCCCACCGTCGCCGTCCATACTGAGTGAACGATCGACAACGGCGATTCGCCGTCGCGCCGGTGACGCGACTCGAGTTTTTTTGTCGATCCTGCCATGTCTGGAAGTCGGACTCAATGACCACCGCCGTCCCCACTGAGAACGATGAAATGACCCGTTCGTCGGAACCGCCATCATCCGATGCGTCGCCCGCCGCGGTCGACCAAGCTCAGCTTTGGATCGACGGATGTGGCGGGTTCGTTTTGTTGCCGGGATCCCGCTGGACCATCGGCGGCATGGACCTCAGTGGTCGCCGGGCCGCCGACATTCGGGTCGGCGCGGATTTGCCTCGCATGGCCGGTCGTCTGGATCGCAGCGGCCAGGATTACTTTTGGGTGCCCCGCGAGGGCGACAAAACGCTGATCGATTCGCAGCAACCGGTTCCGTTGCCAGGGTCGGCATCGTTGTGGTTAACGACGCCCAGCCCATTAAGCGGTTCGGCGTTGTTGACGTTGCGACCGCCGCATCGATTTGCCGATCACGTCGACGGCGTGATTTTGGTCAGCGACACGGTGCTGATCGGTCCCGGCGTCGGCTGTCATGTTCGCTGTGAATTGCTTCAGCGACGCTGGACGCTGACACAGCGGAATCAAACCTGGGTCATGGTCGGGCCCGGGCGTCCGATGCTGGAATTGGTGCCCGGTCAACGTGTCGAGGTTGATGAGATTTCTTTGACTTTGGTGAAGGGATAAACGGTGCCGACATGAGCGACGATCACCAGGACCGTTTTTCGCCCGCACGATATTTTTCGTGCCGTTTTGGGCGCCCCCATCCGCCTGTCGCGGTGCCCAGGAGGATGCCATGAAACTGCTTTGCCCCAAAAATCGTCGTTCCAATCCGAACCCGTCTGGCTCGTGTCCAATCATGTCTGCGGTGATCGATACAATCAAAACAAGCACCGAGGAAGCCCGATCGAAGGCCGGTCAGGCCTCTGCCTCGGATCAGGAATCGTCGGATCCGTTGGCCCGGTCTCCGATGGCTATCGACCGGAATCGCTTGGCCGAAACCACGCCCACGCCTGTCGGGGCCAATGCGTCGCGTGACGCCGCGTTGCCGCCGGCCGGCGACAACCAAGCAAACATGCGTTTTTTGTACGAACCCGGATCCACCCCGCTGCCCCGATACACCATCCGTCGTGGATTGGGCGTCGGTGGTTTCGGCGAAGTCTATTTCGCCGTCAGCGAAGCGGGGAAAGAAGTCGCGCTGAAACGAATCCAGCGAAACCTGGATGTCGAATTGCGTGGCGTGTCGCAGTGTTTGAATCTGAAGCACGCCAATCTGGTCGCGCTGTACGACATTTGCCGCGACGAAAACGACGGCGCTTGGGTGGTGATGGAGTACGTCGCGGGCAAAAACCTGCGTCAGATCCTGGACGAAAACCCCAACGGATTACCCGAAGGGGAAGCCCGTCGTTGGTTTCGCGAAATGTGCGCCGGTGTGGATCATCTGCACAGCGCGGGGCTGGTCCACCGGGACTTGAAGCCGGGCAACCTGTTCGACGATATGGGCGTTGTGAAGGTCGGTGATTATGGCCTGAGCAAATTCATCAGTGCTTCGCATCGCGGCGGGCATACCGAATCGGTCGGAACATTCCACTACATGGCCCCGGAAATCGGTCGTGGTGAATACGGCCGAGAGATCGACATCTACGCCTTGGGCGTGATTCTGTTCGAACTGTTGACCGGTCGGGTTCCGTTTGACGGCGAAAGCTGTCACGAGATCATCGTCAAGCATTTGACCGCGTTGCCGGATCTGTCGTCCGTTTCATCGCCTTATCGCGAAGTCATTGACCGCGCGTTGCAAAAAGACCCGGCGCGTCGTCCGTCATCGATCGCCGAATTGCTGCAACCGCTGGGTTTGACCACTGCGTTGCCGGCGGTCGGTCAATTGTCATCGTCGCCGCCGGTCGGTGTGGACCCTGTTTACACGGCAACGGTTACCGGCGACGCCGCCAGGACGCCTCGAGCGAAGAACGGTCAGCCGGTTGGGAAACAGGCGGACGCACCGGAGATTTTTGTCGGTCGTGCGGTTTCACCCGTAGGTCCGGTCCATGAGCCGAATCCGACGATGCAGGAAGAGCCGATCGCCCGGGCCGTACGTCACGGGTTCCGTCAGCTCGGTGGTTGGTGGGATGGTCTGGAACGATCACCTGGCGCCAAGACAGCGCTGGTAATCATCGGCATCATCACCTTGGTCTTCAACACGCACTGGTTGGTGCCGATGTTGTGGGTGTTGGGCTTCATCTATGTGCCCTACTACGTCGTGCGGAACATTGTTCTGCACGTGCGACAACAGCCGACGTATGCTCAAGCACAAAGGATCGCCGACTCGCATGCCGTCCCCCATCATCCGATCACTCGTGATGCGTGGCGACGACAAATGCGTAACGGATTGCGGGCCAAGCACACCGTGACACGCGTCGCGGAACTGTGCACATCGTCCATCGCGGCGATTTTGACCTGTTTGTTCCTGGCCGTCGCCGCCGGGGTGATCGGGCTTCGCCGCGGGCCGGTCGGGCCGGCGGAATTGGCACCCTACGGCTTGTTGGCCGCGATCGGCATGATCGCGACGCTGCCGCTGTTGCTGCTGGGCAAACTGTGGGAACGTGAAGAAGGCGAAAGCCTGCGTCGCCGGATTGCACTGGCTGGTTTGGGCGCCGGCATCGGCCTTGCGACCTTTGCCATCAGCCAATACCTGTTGTTGCCGGTCGATGCGGGGCTTGCGCGAGAGATCGATTCGACCGATCTGCCGCAAGCGTTTTATGCGGACAACGGTGTTCCCTACGGTGCCGCATTTGTGGCCCACTTCGCACTGCTGTTGGCGGGGCTGCGATGGTGGAAGATGGTCGACCCGCTTCGAAAACGCCGATTGTCGTTGTGGTCGGTCGCCGTTGCCGTTGTCGGTGAATGGTTGATCCACCAGGTTTTGCCGATCCCACAGCCGTCCGGAATGATGCTGGCTGGTGGTATTGCGATCGCCGTCCAAATGTCGGCCCCGTGGGTGAATCCCGCGTTGGCAAAAGACAAAGACGTGATGAATGCGGGACGTCGCGGCGTCGGGCCGAATCGTCATGAAGCCGCTACCGCTTCGGAGGGAATGGTCTGATGAAGTATTGCGAACGAAACTTTGATCAGCGTCGATGCGATTGCTGTGTTTGTGATTCGGATCGTTGCCCAGACAAGAACGGATTTTGGGCCACGCTTGTGCGGCAATCCACGCTGACCGCGGCGGTGCTGGCGATTTGTTTTTGCGTCGCACCCGCGTTGGCGGTGTCACCGGATAGGAAGCCGGCAAATCAGGACGCCGAGGGTGAATCCGTGGCGGCGGAAGTCGTCGAGACGGATTCAGGGACGGAACACTCAATTGCACCGGAGGCCGGCGTTGACGTGGCCCAGCATGCGGGCGGTGGCGATGCCGACGATGATGAACGCATCGAAGACGGTGTGAGCAGCGAAGATGCAGCGCGGCCGGAGGTCAGCGAATTGTCTGTGCCGCCGTCGGAATTCATCAGCTATCCAAATGATCGTCCCGAGTGGTTGGCCGACGCACCGACGCACATGAACGGCGTGGATATTTGGCCGGTGGTTTCGGTGCCCGCAGAATCCGCCGAAATCGCCCGTCAGTCCCTGGATGTGATGGTCCAAACGACGATTCAGATGTACGCCGAGCAGACGTTTGCTGACATGCCGGGATCGGAATCGATTCGTCTGCAGCCGTCACAGGTCGAAGACTTGTTGATCCACAAGCGGTACGAAGGTGTGGTTCAACGTGGTGATGGTGATGAACGTTTCGAGGCGGCTGTTTTGCTGACGTTTGGCAATGAAGCACGCGATTTGATACGCGGGCAGCTGGAATCGCGACTGGTCGGCCGACGTCTGGTGCAGATGGGCGGCGCAACGACGGCGGGCCTGTTGGCGTTGGCGGTCGGAACAGGTGTTTTTGGCCTGTTGAGCCGCCGGCGTCAGTGCAAAGGTTCGGGCCCTGCGGCCTGCGGCGGCGTTTAGCAAAACCACGCGGCGGCGTTTCCCGGCGGTTCTTGCCCGCGCGATCGCACCGACGACGGAATCACTTTTGCCCGGCCGGCGGATCCCCCGTAGAATTGAAAGTGTCTGATGGTCTTGTGTTTAAGATCATTCGGACACTTTTCTTTTGCACGTGGGAATCCATCAATGATGGTTCGAATTGCTTCAACAAGTCGATGCCCGATGGGCGGGATCCTCGGCATCACCGTCGCCATCGGGATCACGCTGGCAACGATTCCTGAACCGGTCGACGCGCAGAACACATCGCCTATCGCGCCGCCGCGTCCCACGTTGAAGACGATGCGGCGTCCACCCAAACCGGCGCCCAAGCCGGATCGTCCGCGACCTCGCCCCGATCGACCGGGCTATGGTCGCCCGGGGCGCGATATCAATGTGCATATCTATCCGAACTATGGATACGGCCTGGGCTATGGCGGTTATCCACTGGGGTTCCGCTATGATCCCTATTCGGGTTACGGCGAATACACCTATCCGTATTCCACCTACGGCTATGGATACGGGTACAGCTACAACGGCTTTGGAAATGCGTTTTCGGCGGCCCGCGTTCCGTTGGCACCCCAGGTCGTCCCCGCACCTCAAGTTGTTCCGGCACCGGTGGTCGTTCCGCAGCGACCGGCGGGACCACAACTGGTCGATACCGAGGTGGTCGCCAAGCCGCCGTTGCAGCCGGTCCAAGCAGAACTGGTCAACACCGGTCCGCGCGAAATTCAGGTGACGCTGACGGATCTGCGACGCGCCGAAGACCCCCAGCAGTTCCGCGTCGCACCGGGGCAGAGCGTCAGCGTGACGATCGAGCGCGACGGTGGCAGCGAAGAAGTGCAGATCTATGACACTTACGATGCACTGGGCCGTCCCTACAGTCGAACCGTGCGACATGATATTGCACCGGAGGTCTGGTACGAGATCACCGTGCACCAGTGGGCGATGCAGTCGGTCGCCATTGACCGAACCGGCAAGAGCCCGAACGTGATCGAAGACGTGAATTTTCAGGGCAAAGGTGTCGGGCGGTTCAGCTTGCCGGCGGGCCAGCGATTCCGTGGCGGACGTGTCGATGTGTACGGAGCCGCAAAGGCCGCCGATAACGCGGGCACGATTGTTCCGCTGGTCGACGATGCGCCGCCACCGGGGTCGCCACCGCGTGATAACGCGTCGAAATTGGAACGCGCCGTCCTGGACGCACAACGCGAAGCAATGCAACGAATGCGTTCCGGACGTTAATGATTGACAGGCCATCTTTTGCGTTAGGGCTTGGTGTATTCTGACGACGCTGTTGTCGGTCAATCGTCCTTGCAAATCCTGGCGAAATTTTAGATGGGAATGTCGATTCTTAATGTGCGGTTTGGCGGCCGCAAGTTTGCGATTAGTAAACCGGTTGCAGTCGCACTGTTCGGTATCACGACCTTGCTTTGGATGTCGGCGGTTTCGGCGGAAGTCTTGCTGACGGCAACCGACGAAGGCATCGTTATCACACAAAACGGCGATGGCT is from Crateriforma conspicua and encodes:
- a CDS encoding sugar kinase, whose protein sequence is MSALDVLPAGSDLDFCALGALVHRLDPGVIPFRTANHFDVHVSGGEYNCAANLASCFGLKTGVATAMVDNGIGELIQRQVRAMGVRPFYKHFQHDGVRGPNMATVYSDRGQGVRPPVVFYNRANEAGAMLKPGDFDWKSIFAGGCRWFHSGGIFAALSETTSELVVEAMKAAGEAGAIRSFDLNYRAKLWDTIGGLEQGQKMIAQIAQNVDCLIGNEEDLQKGLGIQGPDVEEKKAAKLDPKNFFAMIGRAVEKFPNIKLVATTLREVHSTNRHSWSAVLWYDGKEYVAPTAELDVIDRIGGGDGFASGLIYSLLDGRDPQEALRIGWAHGALLTTFPGDVSRATLSEVEAFAKGGSARVQR
- a CDS encoding SDR family oxidoreductase — its product is MNTLFDLSNDVAVVVGGTGELGGHMAQALASAGAKVAVVGRNEQRGQNRVDAITGDGGTAKFFAADGLVTESLESARDAITAWAGVPTVLVNAAGGNHPDATIPPGGDFCKLPGEAWQKVFDLNLVGGALLPSQVFAPAMIQAGVGSIINIASMSGIIPLSRVVAYSAAKAAVINLTLWLAREWATTGVRVNAISPGFFPAEQNKKLLFNDDGTYTERGGQIIGHTPMERFGKPEELAGAAIWLASRQASSFVTGQNIAVDGGFASVTI
- a CDS encoding serine/threonine-protein kinase — its product is MAIDRNRLAETTPTPVGANASRDAALPPAGDNQANMRFLYEPGSTPLPRYTIRRGLGVGGFGEVYFAVSEAGKEVALKRIQRNLDVELRGVSQCLNLKHANLVALYDICRDENDGAWVVMEYVAGKNLRQILDENPNGLPEGEARRWFREMCAGVDHLHSAGLVHRDLKPGNLFDDMGVVKVGDYGLSKFISASHRGGHTESVGTFHYMAPEIGRGEYGREIDIYALGVILFELLTGRVPFDGESCHEIIVKHLTALPDLSSVSSPYREVIDRALQKDPARRPSSIAELLQPLGLTTALPAVGQLSSSPPVGVDPVYTATVTGDAARTPRAKNGQPVGKQADAPEIFVGRAVSPVGPVHEPNPTMQEEPIARAVRHGFRQLGGWWDGLERSPGAKTALVIIGIITLVFNTHWLVPMLWVLGFIYVPYYVVRNIVLHVRQQPTYAQAQRIADSHAVPHHPITRDAWRRQMRNGLRAKHTVTRVAELCTSSIAAILTCLFLAVAAGVIGLRRGPVGPAELAPYGLLAAIGMIATLPLLLLGKLWEREEGESLRRRIALAGLGAGIGLATFAISQYLLLPVDAGLAREIDSTDLPQAFYADNGVPYGAAFVAHFALLLAGLRWWKMVDPLRKRRLSLWSVAVAVVGEWLIHQVLPIPQPSGMMLAGGIAIAVQMSAPWVNPALAKDKDVMNAGRRGVGPNRHEAATASEGMV